A section of the Delphinus delphis chromosome 1, mDelDel1.2, whole genome shotgun sequence genome encodes:
- the ELK4 gene encoding ETS domain-containing protein Elk-4 encodes MDSAITLWQFLLQLLKEPQNDHMICWTSNNGEFKLLQAEEVARLWGIRKNKPNMNYDKLSRALRYYYVKNIIKKVNGQKFVYKFVSYPEILNMDPMTVGRVEGDCEALSVSELSSNSSKDVENGGKEKPAQPGAKTSSRNDYIHSGLYSSFTLNSLNSSNRKLFKSIKVENPAEKLAEKKSPQEPTPSVIKFVTTPAKKPPVEPLAAAISTGPSISPSSEETMQALENLASPRLPSLEAPTSASSVTAAFTTTPPISSVSPLQEPSRTPSPPLSSNPDMDTDMESVASQPMELPEDLSLEPKDQDLALPEKDKTNNSSRSKKPKGLELAPTLVITGSDPSPLGILSPSLPTASLTPALFSQTPILLTPSPLLSSIHFWSTLSPVAPLSPARLQGANTLFQFPSVLNSHGPFTLSGLDGPSTPGPFSPDLQKT; translated from the exons ATGGACAGTGCTATCACCCTGTGGCAGTTCCTCCTTCAGCTCCTAAAGGAGCCTCAGAACGATCACATGATCTGCTGGACCTCTAATAATGGGGAGTTCAAGCTTTTGCAGGCCGAAGAGGTGGCTCGTCTCTGGGGGATTCGAAAGAACAAGCCTAATATGAATTATGACAAACTCAGCCGAGCCCTCAGATACTATTATGTGAAG AATATCATTAAAAAAGTGAATGGTCAGAAGTTTGTGTACAAGTTTGTCTCGTACCCAGAGATTCTGAACATGGATCCGATGACAGTGGGCAGGGTTGAGGGAGACTGCGAAGCTTTAAGCGTCAGTGAACTCAGCAGCAACAGTTCCAAAGATGTGGAGAATGGCGggaaagagaagccagcacagccTGGTGCCAAGACCTCTAGCCGCAATGACTACATACACTCTGGCTTATATTCTTCATTTACTCTCAACTCTTTGAACTCCTCCAACAGGAAGCTTTTCAAATCTATAAAGGTTGAGAATCCAGCTGAGAAATTGGCAGAGAAAAAATCTCCTCAGGAGCCAACACCATCTGTTATCAAATTTGTAACCACACCTGCCAAAAAGCCACCAGTTGAACCTCTTGCTGCTGCCATTTCTACTGGCCCAAGTATTTCTCCATCTTCAGAAGAAACTATGCAAGCGTTGGAGAATTTGGCTTCCCCCAGACTGCCTTCTCTGGAAGCACCAACTTCTGCATCTAGTGTAACTGCCGCTTTTACCACCACACCACCTATTTCATCTGTGTCCCCTCTGCAGGAGCCTTCTAGAACACCTTCACCACCACTGAGTTCCAACCCAGACATGGACACAGACATGGAATCAGTGGCTTCTCAGCCAATGGAACTTCCGGAGGACTTGTCCCTGGAGCCTAAAGACCAGGATTTGGCTTTGCCAGAAAAGGACAAAACAAATAATTCATCAAGGTCCAAGAAACCCAAGGGGTTAGAGCTGGCACCAACCCTGGTGATCACGGGCAGTGATCCAAGCCCACTGGGAATATTAAGCCCATCTCTCCCTACGGCTTCTCTTACGCCAGCACTTTTTTCGCAG ACACCCATCTTACTGACTCCGAGCCCCTTGCTCTCCAGTATCCACTTTTGGAGTACTCTCAGCCCTGTTGCTCCCCTAAGTCCAGCCAGGCTACAAGGTGCTAACACACTTTTCCAG tttccttctgtGCTGAACAGTCATGGGCCGTTCACTCTGTCTGGCCTGGATGGACCTTCCACCCCTGGCCCATTTTCCCCAGATCTACAGAAAACATAA